A genome region from Myroides fluvii includes the following:
- a CDS encoding IPExxxVDY family protein, with amino-acid sequence MGPVVLRLEDFEAENYSLIAIHSSRKEDFKVTYLINTILGLYLERTTHDVEIETDQGLASFSLFEYDDPDYHVLWKLVSNKAFILPESQMASPLFQYVVSTISKQGYLLPEHKTVDYFLKVENTDEQFEISTVIEKLKSIKVISTAYEIRVEAIKSKNNLIF; translated from the coding sequence AAAACTATAGTCTGATAGCGATCCACTCTTCGCGCAAAGAGGATTTTAAAGTCACCTATCTTATTAATACTATTCTAGGCCTTTATTTAGAACGTACAACGCACGATGTTGAAATTGAAACGGATCAAGGCTTAGCTTCCTTTTCTTTATTTGAATACGACGATCCAGATTACCATGTTTTGTGGAAATTAGTATCCAATAAAGCTTTTATACTTCCTGAGTCACAAATGGCTTCACCCCTCTTTCAATATGTTGTTTCAACCATTAGTAAACAAGGGTATCTCTTACCAGAACACAAAACGGTAGACTACTTTCTAAAAGTTGAAAATACAGATGAACAATTTGAGATTAGCACAGTCATTGAAAAATTAAAATCAATAAAAGTAATTTCTACCGCATACGAGATCCGAGTAGAAGCGATTAAATCGAAAAACAACCTAATTTTTTAA
- the pyk gene encoding pyruvate kinase: protein MVAKKRTKIVATLGPASGTKEVLHNMIKAGVNVFRINFSHADYADVQEKINIIRELNKEYGYTTSILGDLQGPKLRVGIMAEDVVVHPGDTITFSTKEEFKGDAKRVYMNYKQFPNDVNVGETILLDDGKLIFEVESTNNTDEVVAKVIQGGPLKSKKGVNLPMTKVSLPALTEKDINDAIFAIKAQVDWLALSFVRTPEDLLDLQEIVKQHSEHKIPIVAKIEKPEAVKNIHKLVAYCDGLMVARGDLGVEIPAQEVPLIQKQLVQIAKNARIPVIIATQMMETMISSLTPTRAEVNDVANSVMDGADAVMLSGETSVGSYPVQVIEKMTQIIQSVENSPLINVPQSPPTIKTNRYITKNICYHAALMANDIEAKAICTLTNSGYTAFQISAWRPNSDILVFTSNKRILTQLNLLWGVQAYYYDKYVSTDETIEDINNMVVEKKHAVKGDMVINLAAMPIVEKGMVNTLRISEIK from the coding sequence ATGGTAGCAAAAAAAAGAACAAAAATTGTAGCAACGTTAGGACCCGCATCAGGGACAAAAGAAGTGTTGCACAACATGATTAAAGCAGGTGTAAATGTATTTAGAATCAATTTTTCTCATGCAGATTACGCCGATGTACAAGAGAAAATCAACATCATTCGTGAATTAAATAAAGAATACGGTTATACAACGTCTATTTTAGGAGATCTACAAGGTCCTAAATTACGCGTGGGGATCATGGCAGAAGATGTAGTTGTTCATCCTGGTGATACGATTACCTTCTCAACCAAAGAAGAGTTCAAAGGAGATGCAAAACGCGTTTACATGAACTACAAACAGTTTCCTAATGACGTAAATGTAGGAGAGACCATTTTATTAGATGACGGTAAGTTAATCTTTGAAGTTGAATCGACAAACAATACAGATGAAGTTGTAGCCAAAGTAATTCAGGGAGGTCCTTTAAAATCCAAAAAAGGAGTAAACCTACCGATGACCAAGGTATCTTTACCTGCTTTGACAGAGAAAGACATCAACGACGCTATTTTTGCTATTAAAGCACAAGTGGATTGGTTGGCTTTATCCTTCGTGAGAACACCGGAAGATTTATTGGATTTACAAGAGATCGTCAAACAACATTCAGAGCACAAAATTCCAATTGTCGCCAAAATCGAAAAACCAGAGGCAGTAAAAAACATCCATAAATTGGTTGCTTACTGCGATGGATTGATGGTAGCACGTGGGGATTTAGGTGTTGAGATTCCAGCACAAGAAGTACCCTTGATTCAAAAGCAATTGGTACAAATTGCTAAAAATGCTAGAATCCCGGTTATCATCGCTACGCAAATGATGGAAACCATGATTTCTAGTTTAACACCGACAAGAGCGGAGGTAAACGACGTTGCAAACTCGGTAATGGACGGAGCTGATGCGGTAATGTTATCAGGAGAAACTTCTGTGGGTAGCTATCCCGTACAAGTAATTGAGAAGATGACACAGATTATTCAAAGTGTTGAGAATTCTCCGTTAATCAATGTACCACAAAGCCCTCCAACAATTAAAACCAATCGATATATCACGAAAAATATTTGTTATCACGCAGCTTTAATGGCTAATGATATTGAAGCCAAAGCCATTTGTACCTTAACAAACAGTGGATATACCGCCTTTCAGATTTCTGCATGGCGTCCAAACAGTGATATCCTTGTTTTTACGTCGAATAAGCGCATTTTAACGCAGTTAAACCTATTATGGGGAGTTCAGGCTTACTATTACGATAAATACGTTAGCACAGACGAAACGATTGAAGATATCAACAACATGGTTGTGGAAAAGAAACACGCTGTAAAAGGAGATATGGTGATTAACTTAGCGGCTATGCCAATCGTTGAAAAAGGAATGGTGAATACGCTGAGAATTTCGGAAATTAAATAG
- a CDS encoding HD domain-containing protein, with the protein MNKKIEATIAYVREELKHAEGGHDWFHIERVHNNAINILKGEPEADAEVVRLIALLHDIADSKFHKGDETVGPRKAKEWLESLEYQPEVVAHVVKGIENISFKGGNFNQKFTSKELEIVQDADRLDAIGAIGITRVFNYGGFQNNPIHNPEQAPRFGMSKEEYKAHKGTSINHFYEKLLLLKDLMHTETGKRMAEERHRYMEGFLAQFYAEWEGSR; encoded by the coding sequence ATGAATAAAAAAATTGAAGCAACTATTGCCTATGTTAGGGAAGAGCTAAAGCATGCGGAAGGCGGACACGATTGGTTTCATATCGAACGCGTACACAATAATGCTATCAATATTTTAAAAGGCGAACCTGAGGCTGATGCGGAAGTTGTGCGATTAATTGCTTTATTACACGATATTGCTGATAGTAAGTTCCATAAAGGAGATGAAACAGTAGGCCCTCGTAAAGCAAAGGAATGGTTGGAATCGTTGGAGTATCAACCTGAAGTTGTAGCGCATGTAGTCAAGGGAATTGAAAATATTTCTTTTAAAGGGGGAAATTTCAATCAGAAGTTTACCTCTAAAGAATTGGAGATTGTGCAAGATGCGGATCGATTAGACGCAATAGGTGCGATTGGAATTACCCGTGTTTTTAACTATGGGGGATTTCAAAACAATCCGATTCACAATCCAGAACAAGCCCCGCGATTTGGTATGTCCAAAGAAGAGTATAAAGCACATAAAGGAACGTCAATCAATCATTTCTATGAGAAATTACTCCTGCTGAAAGACTTAATGCACACGGAGACAGGTAAGCGAATGGCCGAAGAAAGACACCGTTATATGGAAGGTTTTTTGGCTCAGTTTTATGCGGAATGGGAAGGAAGTAGATAG